The following proteins come from a genomic window of Streptomyces sp. ALI-76-A:
- a CDS encoding DUF6223 family protein produces the protein MSASAALMVAAEGGIIGDGRTGANLALGVGLLGLAIGWLALARAGGRISIGNARTGGMSAMVVGLAGTALAVLHLATSSGGPGTGNGLVGAIAAVPLGLGAVLLGRRALTRSRGADRPLDRLTV, from the coding sequence ATGAGTGCTTCAGCAGCGCTGATGGTGGCCGCCGAGGGCGGGATCATCGGCGACGGGCGGACCGGGGCCAACCTGGCCTTGGGGGTAGGGCTGCTCGGCCTGGCTATCGGCTGGCTGGCCCTGGCCCGCGCCGGCGGCCGGATCAGCATAGGCAACGCGCGCACCGGCGGGATGTCGGCCATGGTGGTGGGTCTGGCCGGCACGGCCCTCGCGGTGCTGCACCTGGCCACCTCCAGCGGCGGTCCCGGCACCGGCAACGGGCTCGTCGGCGCCATCGCTGCTGTCCCGCTGGGGCTGGGCGCTGTGCTCCTCGGCCGCCGGGCGTTGACCCGCTCCCGCGGCGCCGACCGGCCGCTCGATCGGCTGACCGTCTGA
- a CDS encoding DoxX family protein, with the protein MFVAFVTVTILGAVFNGAAAVTYLVGHEYPKTQADMKGIPRKYVPVLGTLLAAGTVGLLAGLAVPILGTPAASGLVLYFIGAIIAHLRVGSRDIVGGIAFLATAVAALILGLLYHGPW; encoded by the coding sequence GTGTTCGTCGCCTTCGTCACGGTCACCATCCTCGGCGCGGTCTTCAACGGTGCCGCCGCCGTCACGTACCTGGTCGGTCATGAGTACCCCAAGACCCAGGCGGACATGAAGGGCATACCTCGGAAGTATGTACCGGTACTGGGCACGTTGCTGGCAGCCGGCACCGTGGGGCTGCTGGCCGGGCTCGCCGTTCCGATACTGGGAACTCCCGCCGCCTCCGGCCTCGTGCTGTACTTCATCGGCGCAATCATCGCCCACCTGCGGGTGGGCTCCCGCGACATCGTAGGCGGGATCGCGTTCCTGGCCACCGCGGTGGCCGCCCTGATCCTGGGCCTGCTCTACCACGGCCCCTGGTAA
- a CDS encoding IS3 family transposase has translation MNALHRLIHAEKANYPIVLLCRVLHVARSFYYAWRESEAARQAADDALAHEITVLHIASRHTYGVPRMHAELRRRGR, from the coding sequence GTGAACGCGTTGCACCGGTTGATCCATGCGGAGAAGGCGAACTATCCGATCGTTCTGCTGTGCCGTGTACTGCACGTGGCCCGCTCCTTCTACTACGCTTGGCGCGAGAGCGAGGCCGCCCGCCAGGCGGCCGACGACGCACTCGCGCACGAGATCACCGTGCTGCACATCGCCTCCCGCCACACCTACGGTGTCCCGCGAATGCATGCCGAACTGCGGCGCCGGGGGCGATAG
- a CDS encoding class F sortase yields MLMTTALRGGQPPQPSTAQSFSPSLRPGPSSTAPAHHPSVSALPPSDPVQLRIPAIGVNAPMTELTLDETGALRPPSADMPAFAGWYGDGTTPGSEGTAITTGHVDTQEGPGVFYRLGALTKGDTIEITRTDRQTAVFTVDAVELYNKEAFPDEKVYGSSPRPELRVITCGGEYAEETGYQGNVVVFATLTAVT; encoded by the coding sequence ATGCTGATGACCACGGCGCTCCGGGGCGGACAGCCTCCGCAGCCTTCGACCGCGCAGTCCTTCTCCCCCTCCCTGCGGCCCGGTCCCAGCAGCACCGCCCCGGCCCACCACCCCTCCGTGTCGGCGCTGCCTCCGTCTGATCCGGTGCAGTTGCGAATCCCCGCCATCGGCGTGAATGCCCCCATGACGGAACTGACCCTCGACGAGACAGGAGCACTGCGCCCACCATCAGCAGATATGCCGGCCTTTGCCGGGTGGTACGGCGATGGCACAACTCCCGGCTCAGAGGGGACAGCCATCACGACGGGACATGTCGACACGCAGGAAGGACCCGGGGTTTTCTACCGGCTCGGAGCATTGACCAAGGGCGACACCATCGAGATCACCCGGACAGACCGGCAAACAGCAGTCTTCACGGTCGATGCCGTCGAGCTCTATAACAAGGAGGCATTTCCGGACGAGAAGGTCTACGGCAGTTCTCCCCGGCCCGAACTACGCGTGATCACCTGTGGGGGTGAATACGCCGAAGAAACTGGCTACCAAGGCAATGTCGTCGTATTCGCAACGCTGACCGCGGTGACGTGA
- a CDS encoding sortase: MRIKCAGAGIGLVLGAVGLSSPAAAAASGPTSDSDIHISTRHAAPGSTVRVSTAACGSETYGKGESEAGGKFHLFPGDRTGVLTGEFQVPSGTEPGAYTVTLKCPPRVKVTGTYMVGTGNPSGAVDAGFGAGNDKGTQLALGAVLLAGAAAGGAIKMRRRPAGART; this comes from the coding sequence ATGCGTATCAAGTGTGCAGGCGCAGGCATCGGTCTGGTTCTCGGTGCCGTCGGTCTGTCGAGCCCAGCCGCAGCAGCCGCGAGCGGCCCCACCAGTGATTCAGATATCCACATCAGCACGAGACACGCCGCCCCAGGCTCCACCGTCCGCGTCAGCACCGCAGCCTGCGGCTCAGAGACCTATGGGAAGGGCGAATCGGAGGCAGGAGGCAAGTTCCACCTCTTCCCAGGCGACCGCACGGGCGTACTGACCGGCGAATTCCAGGTGCCGAGTGGAACCGAGCCCGGTGCTTACACCGTCACTCTGAAGTGCCCGCCGCGAGTCAAAGTCACGGGCACGTACATGGTCGGCACCGGCAACCCCAGCGGTGCAGTCGATGCTGGTTTCGGGGCGGGCAATGACAAGGGCACCCAGCTTGCCCTGGGGGCGGTGCTGCTTGCCGGAGCCGCCGCCGGAGGTGCGATCAAGATGCGCCGCCGCCCGGCCGGTGCCCGCACCTGA
- a CDS encoding erythromycin esterase family protein — protein MNRHHPTTTRKPQYLREYFGTGYVSIGLTFHHGMARYPVLPPPAEFADAVLGGTGLDAYPLDLRVDGPPTVRAWLDTPAKTRLIGPHYDPTDNAAYHLSGGSLAEWFDAILHTQEVSPVRALSYTKSDQ, from the coding sequence ATGAACCGTCACCACCCGACGACAACCCGAAAACCTCAGTACCTCCGCGAGTATTTCGGGACCGGTTATGTCTCCATCGGCCTGACCTTCCATCACGGTATGGCTCGCTACCCTGTCCTGCCCCCTCCGGCGGAGTTCGCTGACGCAGTCCTGGGAGGCACTGGGCTGGATGCCTATCCTCTGGATCTGCGCGTCGATGGCCCGCCCACTGTGCGGGCCTGGCTCGACACGCCGGCCAAGACGCGCCTGATCGGTCCGCACTACGACCCCACTGACAATGCCGCTTACCACCTTTCCGGTGGATCGCTCGCAGAGTGGTTCGACGCCATCCTCCACACGCAAGAGGTCTCCCCGGTCCGTGCCCTCTCCTATACAAAGAGCGATCAGTGA
- a CDS encoding winged helix-turn-helix domain-containing protein, producing MRYPEGGGLTAERRAFREKIRLRAGERFTAGEKTAVTAKDLRVSVRSVERWRRAWREGGMEALRSAGPANSPTVTDAQFAVLEEELGKGPSAHGFGDERWTLARVQTVIRRRLRLSLSVATVWRLLKRHGWSWQAPARRALERDEHAVELWKKEVWPRVKASRRPTEPGSSSRTSPDSP from the coding sequence ATGCGTTATCCGGAGGGTGGGGGCCTGACCGCTGAGCGTCGGGCCTTTCGGGAGAAGATCCGGCTCCGGGCCGGTGAGAGGTTCACGGCGGGCGAGAAGACTGCGGTGACCGCCAAGGATTTGCGGGTGAGTGTGCGGTCGGTGGAACGCTGGCGCCGTGCCTGGCGCGAGGGTGGCATGGAGGCCCTGCGTTCTGCGGGCCCGGCCAACTCCCCGACCGTCACCGATGCCCAGTTCGCCGTGCTCGAGGAGGAACTCGGCAAGGGTCCGTCAGCGCACGGCTTCGGCGATGAGCGGTGGACGTTGGCCCGGGTCCAGACGGTGATCCGCCGGCGTCTGAGGCTGAGCCTGTCGGTGGCGACGGTGTGGCGGCTGTTGAAACGGCACGGCTGGTCATGGCAGGCGCCCGCCCGCAGAGCACTCGAACGCGACGAGCACGCCGTCGAACTGTGGAAGAAGGAGGTGTGGCCGAGGGTAAAAGCCTCGCGGCGGCCCACGGAGCCTGGATCGTCTTCGAGGACGAGTCCGGATTCTCCATGA
- a CDS encoding IS630 family transposase produces the protein MEEGGVAEGKSLAAAHGAWIVFEDESGFSMTPPRARTWGRRGHTPVIRVRGRSRRRTSVAALCCYKPGVESRLIHRPRNHLLLKGARKSFSWQDYRDLLVRAHIQLGGPIVVVWDNLNTHLAAGLKQYEAEHDWITTVRLPPYAPDLNPVETLWSLVRRAMANTAFDTPDGLDRTLRRELRRIQLRPHLIDGCLTATGLTLAPPTPP, from the coding sequence GTGGAAGAAGGAGGTGTGGCCGAGGGTAAAAGCCTCGCGGCGGCCCACGGAGCCTGGATCGTCTTCGAGGACGAGTCCGGATTCTCCATGACGCCGCCTCGCGCCCGCACCTGGGGCCGGCGCGGACACACCCCCGTCATCCGAGTGAGAGGCCGCTCCCGCCGCAGGACCTCGGTCGCCGCCCTGTGCTGCTACAAACCGGGCGTGGAAAGCCGTCTCATCCACCGGCCCCGCAACCACCTCCTCCTCAAAGGCGCACGCAAGAGCTTCTCCTGGCAGGACTACCGCGACCTGCTCGTCCGTGCACACATCCAGCTCGGCGGCCCGATCGTGGTGGTCTGGGACAATCTCAACACCCACCTGGCGGCCGGGCTGAAACAGTACGAGGCCGAGCACGACTGGATCACCACCGTCCGCCTCCCGCCGTATGCACCCGACCTGAACCCCGTCGAGACCCTCTGGTCACTGGTACGCCGGGCCATGGCCAACACCGCCTTCGACACACCCGACGGCCTCGACCGCACACTCCGCCGGGAGTTACGAAGGATCCAACTCCGGCCACACCTGATCGACGGTTGCCTCACCGCCACCGGCCTGACCCTCGCACCACCGACCCCACCCTGA
- a CDS encoding erythromycin esterase family protein translates to MLVEELGFRSLALEGDDASRVGLDEYIRTGTGDPRVMLSEARSFWQTEEIVDVIRWMRSFNRRHPDDPVRFAGAARSPQGQTSPLGGLAGIERSLAEGANRWHEDTSDRIVYWGGIAHTVNGNPRTVSPSSPPMTHRNAGSY, encoded by the coding sequence TTGCTGGTCGAGGAATTGGGATTCCGTTCACTTGCGCTGGAAGGGGACGACGCGTCAAGGGTCGGACTCGACGAATACATCAGGACCGGAACGGGGGACCCGCGGGTGATGCTGTCCGAGGCCCGGTCCTTCTGGCAGACCGAGGAGATCGTCGACGTTATCCGGTGGATGCGCTCCTTCAACCGTCGGCACCCCGATGACCCGGTTCGGTTCGCCGGGGCCGCCCGCTCTCCTCAGGGCCAGACCTCCCCGCTCGGCGGCCTGGCCGGCATCGAGCGGAGTCTGGCCGAGGGCGCCAACCGGTGGCATGAAGACACCTCGGACAGGATCGTCTACTGGGGTGGCATCGCACACACCGTCAACGGCAATCCGCGGACTGTCTCTCCCTCTTCCCCGCCGATGACACACCGGAACGCGGGCAGTTACTGA
- a CDS encoding IS3 family transposase, whose protein sequence is MHPEALRGWIRQAEADAGERDDRLTTDERTELTRAAQGERPAQAGERGPADGLGVFRGAARPDPDQVTALIDEHPRLGVECVLRELSIASSTYYRWRRAEREPCERRRRDVELTEQIKEIGSGGTYGSPRVHAVFQREGAHVGRKRVERLMREADIAGISPRRGSFTRRDPKATPAPDLVERDFTAPAPDRLWVTDLTVINTGEGPLWLSAIRDAFSRRVVAWETSARADADLVLTTLEYALATREDEPGKLIHHADHGCQYTSVKLTTRLVRAGAEASMGSVGDSYDNALAENLWLIIKTECARGRVFATRAEVNLALFEYIDGFHNSRCIQKRLGYLSPIEFEEKHYADQATAERTNLKPVNLPSPTDQRLPHAGGTSRHARFRSPVDRPPTGGRHRA, encoded by the coding sequence GTGCATCCGGAGGCACTGCGTGGCTGGATCCGTCAGGCCGAGGCGGACGCCGGCGAGCGCGACGACCGGCTCACCACCGATGAACGCACCGAACTCACGCGCGCTGCGCAAGGAGAACGTCCAGCTCAAGCGGGCGAACGAGGTCCTGCGGACGGCCTCGGCGTTTTTCGCGGCGCAGCTCGACCCGACCCGGACCAGGTGACGGCGCTCATAGACGAGCACCCGCGCCTGGGGGTCGAGTGCGTACTCCGGGAACTTTCCATCGCCTCCTCGACGTACTACCGCTGGCGTCGTGCCGAGCGCGAGCCGTGCGAACGCCGGCGCCGGGATGTGGAACTCACCGAGCAGATCAAGGAGATCGGCTCGGGCGGGACATACGGCTCGCCGCGCGTGCACGCCGTATTCCAGCGCGAGGGCGCCCACGTGGGCCGCAAACGGGTCGAGCGGTTGATGCGCGAGGCCGACATCGCCGGCATCAGCCCACGCCGGGGCAGCTTCACGCGCCGCGATCCCAAGGCCACCCCCGCCCCGGACCTGGTCGAGCGGGACTTCACCGCGCCCGCGCCGGACCGGCTGTGGGTCACCGACCTCACCGTGATCAACACCGGTGAGGGGCCCTTGTGGCTCTCGGCGATCCGGGACGCGTTCTCCCGCCGGGTGGTGGCCTGGGAGACCTCCGCCCGCGCGGACGCCGACCTGGTCCTGACCACCCTCGAATACGCGCTCGCAACCCGGGAAGACGAACCGGGCAAGCTGATCCACCATGCGGATCACGGCTGTCAATACACATCCGTGAAGCTCACAACGCGACTTGTAAGAGCGGGAGCTGAGGCATCCATGGGATCGGTCGGGGACAGTTACGACAACGCCCTCGCGGAGAACCTGTGGCTGATCATCAAGACGGAGTGCGCCCGCGGCCGCGTCTTCGCCACCCGGGCCGAGGTGAACCTCGCGCTGTTCGAATACATCGACGGCTTCCATAACTCCCGATGCATCCAGAAACGGCTCGGCTACCTCAGTCCGATCGAGTTCGAGGAGAAGCACTACGCCGACCAGGCAACGGCCGAACGAACGAACCTGAAACCCGTCAACCTGCCCTCACCAACTGATCAGCGCCTCCCGCACGCCGGGGGAACCTCACGCCATGCTCGATTTCGAAGCCCCGTTGACCGCCCTCCTACCGGTGGCCGACATCGTGCGTGA